The following proteins are encoded in a genomic region of Hyla sarda isolate aHylSar1 chromosome 3, aHylSar1.hap1, whole genome shotgun sequence:
- the P2RY12 gene encoding P2Y purinoceptor 12 gives MEYSGFGDLGITLKQSNITTHGSNITCSRDSRVNQVLFPVAYSILFIAGSLMNGLAIIVFFQLPSKSNFIIFLKNSVISDTLMIMTFPFKILGDAKLGLWPLKGFACRFTSVVFYFTMYISIIFLGLITIDRYQKTVKPFHNSCTKNLLSAKILSASIWIIMFLLSLPNMILTNKTLTPKSVRSCAKLKSKFGLTWHEIVNYTCQIIFWVTFVIIVVCYLLITKKLFESYKRTRREQTQSRKKVNVKVFIIIGVFFICFVPYHFARIPYTLSQTRDVFQCSAHFTLFYVKESTLFLSSMNACLDPFIYFFLCRSFRNTLITMWRRKQGCFLAYTRRRATKRFNISSAETKI, from the coding sequence GATTTGGAGATCTGGGGATAACCCTTAAGCAATCTAATATTACTACTCATGGAAGTAATATCACATGCTCCAGAGATAGCCGGGTCAACCAAGTGCTCTTCCCCGTGGCCTATTCCATTCTCTTCATTGCTGGATCATTAATGAACGGCTTAGCAATTATTGTGTTTTTCCAGTTACCAAGTAAATCTAATTTCATAATTTTTCTGAAAAACTCAGTTATATCGGATACTTTAATGATCATGACATTTCCCTTCAAGATTCTAGGAGACGCAAAACTTGGACTTTGGCCACTGAAAGGATTTGCTTGTCGATTTACCTCAGTGGTATTCTATTTCACCATGTACATAAGTATCATCTTCCTTGGCCTTATCACTATAGATCGATATCAGAAAACCGTGAAACCTTTTCACAACTCCTGTACGAAGAATCTGCTTTCAGCCAAGATCTTGTCAGCTTCAATATGGATCATCATGTTTCTCCTTTCATTACCCAATATGATTTTAACTAACAAGACATTGACGCCCAAAAGTGTCCGGAGCTGCGCAAAGCTTAAGTCTAAATTTGGACTGACTTGGCATGAAATAGTGAACTACACGTGCCAGATCATTTTCTGGGTAACATTTGTCATTATAGTGGTATGTTATCTCCTCATAACCAAAAAGCTATTTGAGTCATATAAAAGGACTAGAAGGGAACAAACACAATCCAGAAAAAAAGTGAACGTGAAGGTTTTTATTATCATTGGGGTATTTTTCATTTGTTTTGTTCCATACCATTTTGCAAGGATCCCCTATACATTAAGTCAAACACGGGATGTGTTCCAGTGCTCGGCTCATTTTACTCTTTTCTATGTGAAAGAAAGTACTTTGTTCCTGTCATCCATGAATGCCTGTCTGGATCCCTTCATCTACTTTTTTCTCTGCAGATCATTTCGGAACACATTAATAACTATGTGGAGGAGAAAACAGGGGTGCTTCCTGGCTTATACCCGACGGAGGGCAACTAAACGATTCAACATAAGTAGTGCTGAAACAAAGATATGA